A single Ctenopharyngodon idella isolate HZGC_01 chromosome 22, HZGC01, whole genome shotgun sequence DNA region contains:
- the LOC127505295 gene encoding transmembrane and death domain protein 1-like, translating to NVSADFSSSATVAEDIGPHQLERLVELLTYHECEELISAMSQPEENIFQHLDRLSAERNQLLRSRRRRNIGKHDRPKHQKPPCRSALKDWLQIHGKQIYYDRLSRALQQIGRTDIAIEVGKNINQDKTLAIQRYVEGYHELVSQMATHLENHEPEDHDDHGDHEEVLQYSAKQGRGFTWKDVDLVVKRQPVPPYQHHLLDRAWPLLYGLLLGFASALLMSVAILLISIYVSHGNRTKSRSEHQPFCCPLLRVVTSSDIHHPEDTSRPSNECSGQ from the exons aatgtgtctgctGATTTTTCCTCTTCTGCCACAGTGGCAGAGGACATTGGACCTCACCAGCTGGAGCGTCTGGTGGAGCTACTGACATATCATGAGTGCGAGGAGCTCATCTCTGCCATGTCTCAACCCGAGGAGAACATCTTCCAACACTTGGACCGACTGTCTGCAGAAAGGAACCAGTTACTGCGGTCAAGAAGACGCAGAAACATAGGCAAGCATGATAGACCCAAGC ACCAGAAGCCCCCCTGTCGCTCAGCACTTAAGGACTGGCTGCAGATTCACGGCAAGCAGATATACTACGACAGGCTGTCTCGTGCACTGCAACAGATCGGCAGGACTGACATTGCCATAG AGGTGGGTAAGAACATCAACCAGGACAAAACTCTTGCTATACAGAGATATGTGGAAGGCTACCATGAACTTGTTAGCCAAATGGCCACCCATCTGGAGAACCATGAACCAGAAGATCATGATGATCATGGGGACCATGAGGAGGTGCTGCAGTACTCTGCAAAACAGG GCAGAGGGTTCACCTGGAAAGATGTGGACTTGGTGGTGAAAAGGCAACCAGTGCCACCTTATCAACACCATCTGCTAGACAGAGCATGGCCTCTACTTTACGGCCTCCTGCTTGGATTTGCCAGCGCACTGCTCATGAGCGTGGCCATCTTGCTTATTAGCATATATGTATCCCATGGCAACAGAACCAAATCCAGGTCTGAGCATCAGCCCTTTTGCTGTCCGCTCCTCAGAGTTGTAACATCATCAGACATACATCATCCAGAGGACACAAGCAGACCGAGTAATGAATGTTCAGGACAATAA